ACCTACCATTGCCGCTGGCACGCAATTTAGCTTAGTACACTTAGATTGTGATTTGTATGAGTCCACAATGCAAGTACTTGAGCACTTATTGGCCAACAATATGCTGTCAGCCGGTGCGGTATTAATGTTTGATGATTGGAGCTGTAACAACAATTCACCTTTGTATGGACAACAAAAAGCATGGACTGATATTTGTGATAAATACCAGATAGTGTTTAACGACAGAGAATACTATGGATTTGGTTCTCATGTGAAAGTGATTCACTCATACCAACCTAAGTAATCTCACTAAATTAGTGACGTTTTTCTTGAAGAGGAGAAGCAGTATGCAAACTGTATTATCTGACACAATGCCAACCAACGGGTACTTTGCGTTAGTATGGCCCGATTATCTGCGGATTAACAATCCAGATAAACGAGTCATGGCATTTTCCAGCTGCTTCGCCTCCTGTAAAAGACAAAGCGCTCACGATACGCCCAAGCCGACTTTGCAGTACTTTGAGCAATTAATAAGTAAGAAAGTAAATTAATATGACCCATTTAATTTCAGCTCAAATTCGCCATACTTTGTGCGATGTTTCAAACAAAACAAAAACCCCTCACCTGGGTAGCTGCCTGTCATGTGTAGATATTCTCACAGCCTTATATTGGAACGTGATGAACATATACCCTGATCAGCCAATGCATCCGGAGCGAGACTATTTTTTACTTGGTAAAGGCCATGCCGCCAGTGCTTTATATACAAGCTTGGCCTACCGTGGGTTCTTTCCTATTGAAGATTTATATCAGCACGGCAGCACAGGCAGTCGATTTGAGGAGCACCCGGGGATCCATGCCCCCGATGGTGTAGAAACAGTCTCAGGATCTCTGGGCCATGCGCTGTCTCTGGCAACAGGTATGGCACTCAGTAAACAGCTCCAGGGGGCCAATAACCATTTTTATGTGCTCATGGGCGACGGCGAAATCAATGAAGGTACGGTCTGGGAGGCGGCGATGTTTGCGGCCGGCAAGCGCTTAAGTAACCTGGTTGCCATTGTCGATTTTAACAAGTTACAAGGTACTGGTGAAAGTACCGACATCATGCACCTGGAGCCATTGGAAGAGAAATGGCGTGCATTCGGCTGGCATACAATGCGTGTCGACGGTCATGATCTCAGTGCGCTGGTACAGGCTTTGGAAGCCGCGAAATCCATCCAACAACCTGTATGCATTGTCGCGGATACTGTAAAAGGCAAAGGTGTGTCATTTATGGAAAACGACAATAACTGGCATTATCGTATTCCAACAGAAGAAGAAGTTGCGCACGCGAAACAGGAGCTGGGATTATCATGAGAAACGCATTTGCACGAGTCCTGACTGAGCTTGCCAAAGATGACAACAGCCTGCTGCTTTATTATGCAGATATCGGCAATCGGTTATTTAACCCGTTAAAAGAGTTTGCAGAAGACCGCACCATCAATGCCGGGATCGCCGAAGCCAATATGGCTTCTATGGCCGCAGGCAGCGCAATGATGGGCCACAAACCCTTTATTTATACTATCACCCCGTTTACCACGTCACGGAACTTTGAGCAGATCAAGATTGATATCGCCTATCAGAATCAACCTGTGATCATCGTCGGTACCGGCTCTGGCTTATCGTATGCCAACCTGGGCCCGACTCATCACTCGTTCGAAGACATTGCTTTGATGCGTGCCTTGCCAAATATGCACGTGATCTGCCCGGCTGATGCCTATGAACTAGAGCAACTGATGCCACAGCTAATCAAGCTCAATGCGCCCTGTTACTTCAGGATCGGTAAAAAGAACGAGCCAGCGGTACACGAGAGTAAACCTGCTCTTACCTTTGGCAAGGTGCATGTGATGTGCCCCGGTGAGCGTATTGCCGTACTCAGTAGCGGCACCATTATGCCACTGGCACAGGAATTAGTGCGCACCTTAAACGAACGTGGTGTGTCACCTGAGCTGGTGAGCTTCCACACCGTTAAGCCACTGGACCAGGATTACCTCAACGACGCAATGACACGTTTTGACCACGTGATCACACTCGAAGAGCACAATGTCAATGGTGGCTTCGGTAGTGCGGTTTTGGAATACTTTAGCGAACAGGCAAACTGGCCACGGGTACACCGTTTCGGAATCCCCGACCGCTTTATCGATCAGGTGCACTCTACCGCGGATGCCAGAGCGAAAGCAGGCCTGACTGTGACTGATATTATGAATACCTTATCAGAGCGAGGTGTAGTGTGATCATCGGTATTGATTTTGATAACACCATTGCCGACTACACCGGCGTGTTTTATCGCGTCGGCTGTGCGCTTGGTTGGTTACCTGAGTCGGTTGGCCAAAGTAAGAATGAGGTCAAACAATACTTTATCAGCCAGGATAACGAAGCCAGATGGACTGAGTTACAAGGCATCGTCTACGGCAAAGAAATTACTCAGGCACGGCCGTATCCAGGCGCATTCGATGCGATGCAGCGCTTGCAAGCTCAGGGTCACCAACTGGCCATAGTATCACATAAAACGAAATACCCGATTATCGGAGAACGGGTCGACTTTCATGAAGCGGCGACCCAGTGGCTCATCAGCCATAAGTTTATCGGTTCAATTGATGCACCTGTTTGTTCTGATGCTGTCTTCTTCAATGAGACCAAAGAGCAAAAGATCGCGCGAATTGCACAACTTGACTGCGCCGTATTTATCGATGATTTGCCCAGCATTCTGACTCACAGCGATTTTCCCGCCCAATGCCAGGGCGTTTTGTTTGCGCCAGACAAACACCCGAACTACGACGGCGCACATATCAACCAATGGCAAGCTCTGGATGCCTGGCTATGTTCTCAGTCGAACTAACACACTTTATTAGCCGCACTTTGGGTCGGGAAGACTGGCACTGCTCAGACTTGCCCCAGGGTGCAAATAATCAGGGCTACAAACTTAGTGCGGGCGGCAAAGCATATTTCCTGAAGCGCTTTGCACCAGGCGCACGAGCACTTAACAAACTTCACAATGAATATCAGTTTAGCTGTCAGTTGTCTGCAGCAGGTATCACTCAGATCGCTCGTCCCCTGAACTATTGCCCGGCAACACTTTCTGCCATTTATGAATTTATTGATGGCCAGGCTGTTGAACAAATCACACAGCATGACATCAGCGCTGCCTATGATTTTATTCAGGCCATTAATGGGCCAAATATTGCCCGTGCTGCACTGAATGAAGCGACAGACAGCCCAGCCCTTTTGGCAGACTTTGTTCATCTGATCACGAACCGTCTAACCCGATTTGAAGCGCACAGAGGCAATCAGGACCTGGATGCACTGCTGACACAGATAGAAACCCGCACCCAGCTCATTAGCGCGACACCTGGCATCGATTGGCAACAAGCATGCCCTAAAGATGTGGTTTCGCCTTCCGATTTTGGCTTTCACAACGCACTTAAAAGTGCAGGCCAAATGTACTTTATTGACTTTGAGTATGCGGGCACAGACAGCAGCTGGAAATTGCTTTGCGACTTCTTTGCTCAGCCAGCATTGCCTGTTGCACTCTCCTATTTGCCACAATTTTTGCAGTCGCCATTATTTAAGACGCAAGCATCAGAGCCTGCCACACTCAAAGCCATCTATGAGCTCACTTTGCTCAAGTGGTGCCTAATCATGCTCAATGAATTTTTACCCGATGTACAAATGCGCAGAGCGTTTTCCTGGAACATTTCTTGCTTAAAAGAAAAGGAAGCAAAACTGCAGCAAATGCAGTTACAGCAACTCAATAAGAGCAAACGCTATTTTGAACAAATTGACCATAAAATACATCAATTACAGAACCTACTTAGAGACAGTTAAATGAAAGCAGCTATATTATTCGAAACAGGTCAGCCCTTAAAAATTGTTGATGGCATTGCGCTTCCGGAATTAACCACAGGTCAGGTTCAGGTCAAAATCCTATACAGCGGCTTGTGTCATTCACAATTAATGGAAGTCAGCGGCGGCCGGGGTGAAGACAAGTACCTTCCTCATCTGCTCGGTCATGAGGGCGTAGGCATTGTCGAAAGCGTCGGAGAGGGAGTGTCTAAAGTACAACCCGGAGATAAAGTCGTAATAGGCTGGCTCAAAGGCGATGGCCTTGATGCACCTGGCGGAAAATACCCGCATGATGGTTACCTCATCAATTCAGGCAGCGCCACGACCCTGAGTGAAAAAAGCATCGTTGCCGAAAACCGAGTGGTGAAACTTCCTGCTGACTTTCCGGAAAAAATCGCGATCCTGTTTGGCTGTGCACTCCCTACAGGCATGGGTATTGTCTTTAACGAATTAAAGCCTGAATCAGAAAAACACATCGCCATTTTTGGCATGGGTGGGATCGGCATGAGTGCGTTACTTGCAGCAAAGCTCTTTTCTCCTACGAAGTTGATTGCCGTGGACGTCAGCCCGCAAAAACTTGAGATAGCCAAACAGCTTGGTGCCACACACACCATAGATGCCAGCAGCTGCGATCCGGTCTCTGAAATCATTAAACTGACAAACAACATCGGTGTTGATTACAGTATTGAAGCAGGTGGTACCACACGCACCATAGAGCAAGCTTTTGAGTCTGTGAAGGACAATGGAGGCCAGTGTATATTCGCCTCACACCCTCGTGCTGAAGAAAAGATAGCACTGGAACCACATGCATTCCACAGAGGTAAATCGATCCGAGGTAGCTGGGGTGGCGGCTCCAAGCCAGATGTTGATATTCCTAAGTTTATCAAACTATACCAGAATAATGAGGTCGACCTGGAAGCCTTGCTTAGTCGAGTGTATCGATTGGATGAAGTAAATGAAGCCCTGGAAGATCTGAAAAACAAAAAAATTATCCGGGCCGTGATCGAAATTGCCAGCTGATTACCGGGGAGGTCATTATGAGTACCAATAAACCGAAGCTAACCAAGTATCCGAAACGTGTTCTGATGGATCTGAGCTCGGACTGCAATCTGAAATGCCCGATGTGTGTCGTTCATGGTGATACCGATAATCCCAAAGTTAATGCCATCATAAAAAAACAAATGAAGGCAACGGACGCGAAGCAAATACTTGATGAGATAGTTGGTCATACAACCACCATCGGACCTGGATTGTGGAGTGAACCACTTATGGGTCGGGACATCATGATGCACCTGAGAAGTATGAAACGTCGCGGCTTTACGCTGTCTATGAATACCAATGCACTGCTGCTCAACAAAAAGACCGC
This genomic stretch from Pseudoalteromonas rubra harbors:
- a CDS encoding transketolase translates to MTHLISAQIRHTLCDVSNKTKTPHLGSCLSCVDILTALYWNVMNIYPDQPMHPERDYFLLGKGHAASALYTSLAYRGFFPIEDLYQHGSTGSRFEEHPGIHAPDGVETVSGSLGHALSLATGMALSKQLQGANNHFYVLMGDGEINEGTVWEAAMFAAGKRLSNLVAIVDFNKLQGTGESTDIMHLEPLEEKWRAFGWHTMRVDGHDLSALVQALEAAKSIQQPVCIVADTVKGKGVSFMENDNNWHYRIPTEEEVAHAKQELGLS
- a CDS encoding transketolase family protein; this translates as MRNAFARVLTELAKDDNSLLLYYADIGNRLFNPLKEFAEDRTINAGIAEANMASMAAGSAMMGHKPFIYTITPFTTSRNFEQIKIDIAYQNQPVIIVGTGSGLSYANLGPTHHSFEDIALMRALPNMHVICPADAYELEQLMPQLIKLNAPCYFRIGKKNEPAVHESKPALTFGKVHVMCPGERIAVLSSGTIMPLAQELVRTLNERGVSPELVSFHTVKPLDQDYLNDAMTRFDHVITLEEHNVNGGFGSAVLEYFSEQANWPRVHRFGIPDRFIDQVHSTADARAKAGLTVTDIMNTLSERGVV
- a CDS encoding HAD family hydrolase codes for the protein MIIGIDFDNTIADYTGVFYRVGCALGWLPESVGQSKNEVKQYFISQDNEARWTELQGIVYGKEITQARPYPGAFDAMQRLQAQGHQLAIVSHKTKYPIIGERVDFHEAATQWLISHKFIGSIDAPVCSDAVFFNETKEQKIARIAQLDCAVFIDDLPSILTHSDFPAQCQGVLFAPDKHPNYDGAHINQWQALDAWLCSQSN
- a CDS encoding phosphotransferase, which translates into the protein MFSVELTHFISRTLGREDWHCSDLPQGANNQGYKLSAGGKAYFLKRFAPGARALNKLHNEYQFSCQLSAAGITQIARPLNYCPATLSAIYEFIDGQAVEQITQHDISAAYDFIQAINGPNIARAALNEATDSPALLADFVHLITNRLTRFEAHRGNQDLDALLTQIETRTQLISATPGIDWQQACPKDVVSPSDFGFHNALKSAGQMYFIDFEYAGTDSSWKLLCDFFAQPALPVALSYLPQFLQSPLFKTQASEPATLKAIYELTLLKWCLIMLNEFLPDVQMRRAFSWNISCLKEKEAKLQQMQLQQLNKSKRYFEQIDHKIHQLQNLLRDS
- a CDS encoding zinc-binding dehydrogenase yields the protein MKAAILFETGQPLKIVDGIALPELTTGQVQVKILYSGLCHSQLMEVSGGRGEDKYLPHLLGHEGVGIVESVGEGVSKVQPGDKVVIGWLKGDGLDAPGGKYPHDGYLINSGSATTLSEKSIVAENRVVKLPADFPEKIAILFGCALPTGMGIVFNELKPESEKHIAIFGMGGIGMSALLAAKLFSPTKLIAVDVSPQKLEIAKQLGATHTIDASSCDPVSEIIKLTNNIGVDYSIEAGGTTRTIEQAFESVKDNGGQCIFASHPRAEEKIALEPHAFHRGKSIRGSWGGGSKPDVDIPKFIKLYQNNEVDLEALLSRVYRLDEVNEALEDLKNKKIIRAVIEIAS